In Podospora pseudocomata strain CBS 415.72m chromosome 4, whole genome shotgun sequence, the genomic stretch cttgggtgatgatgatgtttttgAGGGTTGGGTAGGAGGTGGCTTTGGAGAGGTCGCGGCAGTAACctttgatggtgagggtgggggaaagggcgaggaggtgatgggttATTAGGCGGGCGAGGCGGCCGGTTATGCCTGCTATTCCGACTGTGGTGACGGGCATGATGGCGTCGGGGCCGTATGAGATTGATGGAGAGAATGGAAGGATAAgtctgaaaaaaaaaagggagtCGATGTGGGAGAATAAATGGTGGGTTTGAGGGAATAAACGAGGAGTGCTCCGTTGTGATCGGCGAGGTCCGCCTGCTGTTAACGACGCTaggttgaggttggcttCGAGTTTGAACTTGTGCGAATGCTGGTTTATCCGAGTCGGGAAGTTGGAAACAACCTGGATTGGTGTGGCAAGTTCACGGACAATGGTGAAACTTTGTTACGGTGTTGCGTGGTTgtgatgttgagagagaaatgaggggttgaaggcCAGTCCGACATGACCCCAGTCCATATCAGGAGAGAAGCTATCGCACCATACCTGTTACTGCTTTTCGCCGGGGTTGTGATTGGAAAGTGACAATAGCCAAGATGAGAAATCAAGCTTGGAGGTAGAACCCCGGTCATCAATGGTGGTGCGTGCTGGAAAAGAAGCAATTCAGAGAGACGATGCCAAGAGCCGGCTAACTTACTGCGGGTTACTTTCCGTGGAAACATCCTCACGTCTGAAATCGTAGTTGGAGAAGACAAGGTGCCTTCATTGAGTCAAAGTTTAGATGGTATTGGATAGAAGCTCTCTCTACAGTTATCTTCCAATCAACTTAAAACATATGGTTGCTCTCAGGGCTCTGGTCTCACCTTTTCCAGGCCCGCGTACACAGGTTGCTCCCAGGGCTTGTATTTTGCACACTTTTCTGTAGTTACTCTCTGCTGGTTAGATTTGTTCATTatcatcaccttcaccaTATTCTGCTTCACCTTTTGGGCCAGTGTCCTACGTCCCAGCGAACTAGACCAAGTTACTAGCTGGAATAAAACCAGGCTAGCAGGCAGAACGACAGTCTAAATGACATGGGCCATCTCGTTCCGCTGTAACCTAGAAAGGACCGAAGCTCAGGTACTTTGAAGTGGTGTCAGATACTTAATTTCACATTTGCAGGACCGAAGGAACGACAGTTCATTATGTTCTTTGAACCCGTAATCATTTCTGCTAGGCACAAAATCTCTCCAACCTGACAATAGGTATCATCGGTTGAAACAGACAGGAAAGTAAAAAGTCACCGACCGCCAGGCAAGAAACAGGAATAGCGGACATGGCCGGCTTCATGCCcttcccatcacccccctcgggTCGGCTAAAGAAAGAGAAGTAAGAGAGAGAGTGTTGTTGTCCACCATGCTACCCCATTGTCTTTAGATCATCACGCCCAGTAGCTTGGTCATCCTCATTGCCCGTTGGCACATATCTTCTTACGgcgccgccgcagcagcagcagcaacgtcAAGAATCTCACCAACCGTGGCTTTGGGCTCGACCGTACCGACGCGACCTTGCTCTAGCCGCACCTGATGGAGCTGATCCGGTCATTGAAGTACCCATCGCCGTCACCGAGATGGTCGTCCACCTGGTTGGCGTATGAACGACCACTGCAGCCGCCATGCCTGAATGTATTTTGTTAGAGCTGTAAAAGCAGTGATCGCAAGACGGAGAAGTACTTACTCGAACCACACGCAGCGGAAGAGATTTCTGTCCTGGTTGATGATCGTGCTGATCCTGTCGTTCCAGGCTGCGGGGACGTTGACTAAGTGATGGGATCAGTATGTCAGCACTGCCCTGGCACCCCCAGAAAGTTGGTGTCACTCACAGCATTGAGCGATAGGAGCATTGAACGTGATGCAGGCACCTTGACTCCGGATGTGCTCGCAGGCGAACACCCGGGCACTGATCTGGCGATCAACAAGCGCGGGTTCAGCCTCGGCCACTGGGACATCAGCAGCGGGAGCAGCGCTGGCGGAGAGAACTCCGACAGCGAGCAGAGTGATGATGTTCTTGAGGTTGAACATTTTGTCTGTGGGTTGAAggcaaggtggtggtgaagacaaGAGTCAAGGTTGCGGTGATGGAGTGAATGAAGAGGCTTTGATGGGGCAGGCAGCCCCCTTTTATAAGTTGTATTGGCTCTTTGAACCGGCAACCTTTAGCGTTGCGGTTCTGCTCAGCTGAAGACTCTTTGGGCAACTATCTCGGGCTCACGACGTTCCGCCGCGTCTAACAACATGGATATAGATCGCTTAACCTAAAGGAGATTGTGTTTAGTCCTTGCTTCAGTGGCTATGCTACGTAGGTTCGCATCCCGCGGCAGGCAAAGTCACACAATGTCAGGCCATGCTTCTAGTGCGAGGTGGCTTTCTAAGTCCGAGTCTCTGTGATGCGAGGGCTTTGTGTTGCCAGGGCTTCTCACCCAAAGGTCTTTAGTTGCGATTCCTCTAGAGCCCGAGGTGTCGACTAGCTCTGACTAAGATGGTCATCAATCATTGGTAATTATCTACAGGTGCCTGGTACGACATATCTTGGCATACCTTGCCTTCGCATTCACTTGAAGTTTCTATAGTGGCAATATGACATGCCACTATGTGCTTATCCCCCCCCATTGGTCCAAATTGACATGGGGAGTTCAAGACAAAAAGCTGTCAGGATTCCCTTCCCGGTCTATCAACGAGAAATAAACATCTCATCGAAGCCGATCACTTCCCACTGCTTCGTCTCAGTGTTCAAAGTCAGGTTGGTCCCCGTGGTAGTTCCCCCCTTTGCAAACCCAGCCTCTACCTTCCCGCCAGCTACAGGGCGGGAGAGTTTGTTTTCTCCCGAAAGAACAGTCAAATTCGCCAGGGGTAGTTCCCAAGGATTCCTCGTTGCAACCGTGGGTGATCCTGGCCATCCAATGTCAGCACTTGGCGTTACCGAAGAGATTCAAAGTTTGGTTGCACAAACCAAAGAAACCAGCCGTCACCTTGTCCTTTTGcacagacaagacaaaataTCCCCTGTAGTACCCCTCATGCCACTGAAGCACGTCGGTATCCCTCACTCTATTTCGGGCGTAAGTGTTGGCAGCACTGATCGGACCGGCCCGACCACTTGAGCTGACAGCTGTACCAGCGAATTCTACACCCAGGGAGCCTGACCCGGTGGCAGGGTTGTAATCCAACTCGCCTAGCCATGTGACGTCGGCGACCTGATTACCTCCCGTGTCAATTTCGGAGCAACGGACGTGGCCGGGGTTAAACTCACCCAATTACGATGGCTATCACCGGCGAGGAAGACATTGTTGTCGATGTCATTGTCGATGAGAGTTTGCAGAGTGCGGTTACGGTTGGCGGTATATCCCTGTCCAACCGCCATTGTCAGTCAGGCAGGATTGTGATTCACTTCCATAAGGAGATATACTCACACCCCAAGTGTCAGTACCAGCACCGTCCGCACCAGAAAAAATAACTTGGCTGCCTATGATCCTCCACTTGGCACCCCTATCCTTGGACTCTTTCAGAGTACGATAAAACCAGCTCTCCTGTCTTCCGCCCATGAGAGACCGGGAGGCCTCATCGCGGATGAGCTCAATGTAGGCGTCGTTCCAGCCGAGGGAAGTGATGCTCCGGTCGTAGTTTCTCGTGTCCAAAATGATGAGATCTGCGAGGTTGCCCAGTTCAAACGACCGCCAGATGCGGAGATTGTCGTCTAGATCTACCTGTCTATCATTTTCAGGTCAGCACATCTAGGGTAAGACATGGTAACACCACTTCTCACCTGATGGGCATCCACTCAAAATACGCCCTGACAGCATTCATCTTTCTCTGGTCGACACTAACCATCCGGCCACCTTGGCGGAACGAAGcctcggtgttgttgagCGCACTGAATCCATCTCGGTAGCCATTGTTCGCCACCTCGTGATCATCCCATGTAGGAATCCAGGGGTGATTTGCTGCCAAGAGCTGGAGATCCGGGTCGGTTCGGTACTAATGACTCCTTGTCAGCAACACTCGAGAAACTTGATCTAAACAGGCGCTTTACCTGGCCATGACGAGTCCGATAGTCACCCAACGTAAAGGTCACGCGCGGGGGATCATGTGCCCTCTCACCGCCACCGGCACTCTCGTAGATGTAATCTCCAAGATGGATCTGGAATCTTCAGCATTTCTCTTCCCGTTCTAAATGCGAGGATCACAAGCACTAACCACATAGTCcaaccctcccttcctcGCAGCATTCCCATACGCGTTGAAGTACCCGTTTGCTATCGATGGTAGGTACTTAGCCCCCTTTTCACCCCTGAACAAAAAGGTAAACAAAGCTAAAAGAAAACCATCACTCACGAAAGTTGCTGCAACTGAACACGGCCAACTTCACCTCGCTAACATTGTCATTTTTATCCGGCGTCGTCTTTGTCTTGCCAATCCTACTCTTCTTGTCCGACCCACATATGGTGAACTGGTAGTTGTACT encodes the following:
- a CDS encoding hypothetical protein (EggNog:ENOG503P91C; COG:S); this encodes MFNLKNIITLLAVGVLSASAAPAADVPVAEAEPALVDRQISARVFACEHIRSQGACITFNAPIAQCSWNDRISTIINQDRNLFRCVWFEHGGCSGRSYANQVDDHLGDGDGYFNDRISSIRCG
- a CDS encoding hypothetical protein (EggNog:ENOG503NV06; COG:P), translated to MKVVILSALAAVATAVELSTNLNYHSPSTRHSNLGIDLPTVQRRTLKRDSVPYSPDDLNFTHGIASGDPYPTSVILWTRVAPSLASDLGNITVEGNVPLYSHETERYIKADPNPICVDWAVWPATSSNATRWKRQGNETVVASGRAYTTSDIDFTIKVEAGGLSPFTEYNYQFTICGSDKKSRIGKTKTTPDKNDNVSEVKLAVFSCSNFPNGYFNAYGNAARKGGLDYVIHLGDYIYESAGGGERAHDPPRVTFTLGDYRTRHGQYRTDPDLQLLAANHPWIPTWDDHEVANNGYRDGFSALNNTEASFRQGGRMVSVDQRKMNAVRAYFEWMPIRQVDLDDNLRIWRSFELGNLADLIILDTRNYDRSITSLGWNDAYIELIRDEASRSLMGGRQESWFYRTLKESKDRGAKWRIIGSQVIFSGADGAGTDTWGGYTANRNRTLQTLIDNDIDNNVFLAGDSHRNWVADVTWLGELDYNPATGSGSLGVEFAGTAVSSSGRAGPISAANTYARNRVRDTDVLQWHEGYYRGYFVLSVQKDKVTAGFFGSPTVATRNPWELPLANLTVLSGENKLSRPVAGGKVEAGFAKGGTTTGTNLTLNTETKQWEVIGFDEMFISR